In the Rhododendron vialii isolate Sample 1 chromosome 2a, ASM3025357v1 genome, GTGGTTTATCAAATAAACCAACTTCCAAGTGAAGATCGAAGaggagataaaaaaaagagatcgACAGTAGGGACAATTGccaataattaaaaatttgcTGGTAATACAGAAGACTACTCGGCTACTGGCATAGACAGTAATTAAAACCGGTGTGTATGAGAAATGCATGGATAGCCACTTTTGTCGTCGTCCAATTTAAAATAATTAGATATGGCCAAGAGATTTATGCAACCATCATCTCCTCTTGTATTTCTTCGCTCTTCCAGAATCTCCCTGGCAGATTCCTCCGCGGAGCGACGGCTCTTCCTTACCTGAATTTCGCGAAGTTCGTTTAGATTAGCAAACTCAATCGGGATCCGCTTCAgatttttgcaaaatttatcAACTAAGACCTCAAGTCTCGGAAATTGATCTTCTGAAGCATTCCAACCTTCGATGTGAAGATCTTGTAACCTCAAGCACTTGAGTTGAGAGAACCCCTCCTCAAGTTCATTTGTGTTCCAAATTGGTCCTTGACAGCCCTTCTCGATTAATTTGAGAACCTCAAGGCTCGGCAAGGTTTGGAGGATTGATAGCTCCTCCCACTTTAAGAACGTATTCTTCAAAGTTAGCCACGTAACAGTTCGAGGAAACTTCACCACTGGCGGAAGGGTAGTTGCCCTGTTCATCAAAAAGCCGCGTTGGCAAAAACTGAGTGTCTCAAGGTATTCCAAGTACTCTAGGTCGGGGAACATCAAAACAAAATCATTGGATATTAGATCTCCATAAAAACCAAGCTTCCGAAGATTGGGAGTCCTTAGCAAGAAATTTCGGCACTCCTCACAAGGACATATTGAATGCAAGGTCTGTAGGCTTTCCAACTTAGATGAACGGTCAGGACTATGGTTGTGAGGATGATATTGGAATACCCCTCTTTTAGAATGTAGATGCCTCAACTTAACCATCTTAAACAAATCTTGAAGCAACATAATGGTTTTCCAGGAAAAGTAATTAGCCGACCGAAGGTTAAGGGTTTCAAGGTTCAAGAGGTAGGATAATGGCAATTCAAAGTCCGATGTGGCATATTGTAACTGAAATGCCAAGTATCTCAAATGAACTAGAAGTCCTCTTCCTATTTTTCCTCGGCATTCAGCGGAGATAAAACACAACACCCTGAAGAATTGAAAGTTTTTAACAAAGAATGGCAGATCTGATTCACACGGTAAATGAGTGGAGTTTTGCAAGCTGAGGCATAGAAAagtgtggaggcttcggtaatcgtctcggtaatataaccggaccaccattaaccgaggcctcatattgacatgggcctgtgtatatctttctgtttactcgctcggagtcaagtctcctgtttacacttcggttagtcaccgaggtgtgcattccgtttgggactgttggcagaatgcagcatagcaggaggggaccatgagcgatacgtggcgaaaaggatcatctgcccatgtgcttcgtaaccgtcttatcccgtggcgtcatctatgatgtcaccaagggcggttacctaagcgtgacctccacgcactggcttggagctcaagttaacctaggtctataaatacaaagggatattcatctttgagaggtatgccatctttccctaaccctagacctaaaagcaactctccttacatctaacttgatcatcggagggtcactaggctattccagccttagtgacttgttgcaggttcagcggcggaggaacagagcagcggaagagaagtactagttcaggccaaggtccctcctcctaaatcgaacccctacaattggcgactctgctggggacctagccatcctttcaactttcgCCTCCCCCCATTTGCTCCgttaaaacatccagaatcaaacatggtggagatcgacgacgcacatcacggtggtaccgcccacgggctcggttccctcgtggaccacagcctggcttctgggggagcggcggcccatggaaagaaccacatatccatcggagttggcgccggagcgtcacCTCCAaacgcaggcccatcctccgagctccactcctacatccgccatctcgagcgcaaaatcgatgatctcacgacggttgtagaccgcgacagacacgtccgagacgagttggcagaaatcaaacacctcctcatctccccatctcattcctccgggagccgcggcggaagaacaaaccgtcgcacccccccacgcagtcacgaagccggtcacctgctagagcacagatcccgtccttcagtcaaggatcgtcttgagtcaccaagaccggtggacacacgagccccaaaagaaacatcgcgcagggaccgttctcgctctcctgcgcaacttcgaaggaggccatcggcctttgacaggctcggtgctgggagcgtctctgcctcctccacccactccgtccttgtgggcaggacaggccgggaatctacccctagcctcacaagggcatccaggggagatgacggccttgtcgagatccagactagaggataccgggagcgcctgaagggcccccgagccagaagtcccatcgtctcgcaccccggcggcgcaaacagcaggagcccggtcaccgagcgcct is a window encoding:
- the LOC131316430 gene encoding putative late blight resistance protein homolog R1A-10, whose product is MLLQDLFKMVKLRHLHSKRGVFQYHPHNHSPDRSSKLESLQTLHSICPCEECRNFLLRTPNLRKLGFYGDLISNDFVLMFPDLEYLEYLETLSFCQRGFLMNRATTLPPVVKFPRTVTWLTLKNTFLKWEELSILQTLPSLEVLKLIEKGCQGPIWNTNELEEGFSQLKCLRLQDLHIEGWNASEDQFPRLEVRKSRRSAEESAREILEERRNTRGDDGCINLLAISNYFKLDDDKSGYPCISHTHRF